One part of the Clostridium thermosuccinogenes genome encodes these proteins:
- a CDS encoding elongator complex protein 3: MKSRHIVIPVFVPHKGCPFDCIYCNQRTISGQVREMTMQEMRKIIEDNLSTVKNQDYVEIGFYGGSFTGIEKDRQIEYLETANRYVKAGKVKALRLSTRPDYINAEILEYLKKYNVATIELGVQSLDQEVLDKSCRGHSVEDVIKASGMIREYGINLGLQTMIGLPGDNAEKDIDTARKVIALKPDIVRIYPTLVIKGTYLEKMYNEGKYKPLSLEDASSICAELLDMYEANGINVIRVGLQPTNNINEDMDVVAGPFHPAFRQLVESKRLLWRMEKQIKEKNLEGREEIIIYAGKGKISDVIGQKRANINYLAKTYNFKRILVKENNSLDIIVKG, from the coding sequence ATGAAATCGAGACATATTGTTATACCTGTCTTTGTTCCCCACAAAGGTTGTCCCTTTGACTGTATTTACTGCAACCAGAGGACCATAAGCGGGCAGGTCCGCGAAATGACAATGCAGGAGATGCGGAAGATTATAGAAGACAACTTATCTACGGTAAAGAATCAGGATTATGTAGAAATCGGATTTTACGGAGGAAGCTTTACAGGGATAGAAAAGGATCGGCAGATTGAGTACCTTGAAACCGCAAACAGATATGTAAAAGCAGGCAAGGTTAAAGCTCTGCGCCTATCAACACGGCCCGACTATATAAATGCGGAAATTCTGGAGTATTTGAAAAAATATAATGTGGCGACCATCGAACTAGGGGTTCAAAGTCTTGATCAGGAAGTTTTGGATAAAAGCTGCAGAGGACATTCGGTGGAGGATGTGATAAAGGCTTCCGGAATGATCAGGGAATACGGGATCAATCTTGGCCTGCAGACGATGATAGGCCTGCCGGGAGACAATGCTGAAAAGGATATTGATACAGCCCGAAAGGTTATAGCTTTGAAACCGGATATTGTAAGGATTTATCCTACCTTGGTGATTAAAGGCACATATCTGGAGAAGATGTATAATGAAGGGAAATATAAGCCGCTAAGCCTTGAGGATGCATCTTCCATATGTGCTGAGCTCCTGGATATGTATGAAGCCAACGGGATTAATGTAATACGGGTTGGATTGCAGCCTACGAATAACATCAATGAGGATATGGATGTTGTCGCCGGACCTTTCCATCCGGCTTTCAGACAACTGGTAGAGTCAAAACGGTTGCTTTGGAGGATGGAAAAGCAAATAAAGGAGAAAAACTTGGAAGGCCGGGAAGAGATAATCATTTATGCCGGAAAGGGAAAAATCTCCGACGTTATAGGTCAAAAACGCGCAAATATAAATTATCTCGCCAAAACTTACAACTTCAAACGAATCCTGGTGAAGGAAAACAATTCCTTAGATATAATTGTAAAAGGTTGA
- the rnc gene encoding ribonuclease III: MDKRSLLNEKISEFEKEIGYTFKNKDNAVLALTHSSYANENKHEKVQSNERLEFLGDAVLNIVISESIYTRHSELAEGDMTKVRANIVCEATLIKCSENLHIGDYLLLGKGEELTGGRSRISILSDAFEAIIGAIYIDGGMDKAREFIFRNMHHIIEDAVKGTLFLDFKTQLQEMVQKGNDCRIVYEIIDEKGPDHNKVFVTQVKVNNEVMGSGTGKSKKEAEQNAAKSAIEKLNKNK; this comes from the coding sequence ATGGATAAAAGGAGTTTACTGAACGAAAAAATATCAGAGTTCGAAAAGGAGATTGGTTATACCTTTAAGAACAAGGATAACGCTGTGCTGGCTCTGACCCACAGTTCTTACGCCAATGAAAACAAGCATGAAAAGGTACAGAGCAATGAAAGGCTGGAATTCCTTGGGGATGCCGTGTTGAACATCGTAATCAGCGAAAGCATTTATACAAGGCATTCGGAGCTGGCAGAGGGAGATATGACAAAGGTAAGGGCCAATATAGTTTGTGAAGCCACCCTTATAAAGTGCTCGGAAAACCTGCATATCGGAGATTACCTTCTGTTGGGAAAGGGAGAAGAGCTTACCGGAGGAAGGTCACGGATTTCGATCCTGTCGGATGCGTTTGAAGCAATAATTGGAGCAATCTACATAGATGGCGGCATGGACAAGGCCCGGGAGTTCATATTCAGAAACATGCACCACATTATAGAGGATGCCGTAAAGGGCACACTATTTCTGGATTTTAAGACTCAGCTCCAGGAGATGGTGCAAAAGGGTAACGACTGCAGGATAGTATATGAGATTATCGATGAAAAAGGTCCTGATCACAATAAAGTGTTTGTTACCCAGGTGAAAGTCAACAACGAGGTTATGGGCTCAGGGACGGGAAAAAGCAAGAAGGAAGCTGAGCAAAATGCTGCAAAATCAGCTATTGAGAAATTAAACAAGAACAAGTAG
- a CDS encoding stage V sporulation protein S encodes MEVLKVSANSQPKSVAGALAAVLRENSAAELQAVGAGAVNQAVKAIAITRGFVAPNGIDLVVVPAFSEIFIDGEERTAIKFIVESR; translated from the coding sequence GTGGAGGTACTAAAAGTATCAGCAAACTCACAACCTAAATCTGTTGCAGGAGCGCTGGCAGCGGTTTTGAGAGAGAATTCTGCCGCTGAGCTGCAGGCAGTCGGAGCGGGAGCAGTAAACCAAGCTGTAAAGGCAATCGCCATCACCAGAGGATTCGTGGCACCCAATGGAATCGATTTGGTGGTAGTGCCTGCTTTTTCTGAGATATTTATTGATGGCGAGGAAAGAACAGCTATAAAGTTTATTGTAGAATCCAGATAA